The following proteins are co-located in the Carassius gibelio isolate Cgi1373 ecotype wild population from Czech Republic chromosome A21, carGib1.2-hapl.c, whole genome shotgun sequence genome:
- the LOC127941481 gene encoding S-phase kinase-associated protein 1, translating into MPTIKLQSSDGEMFEVDVEIAKQSVTIKTMLEDLGMDDEGDDDPVPLPNVNAAILKKVIQWCTHHKDDPPPPEDDENKEKRTDDIPVWDQEFLKVDQGTLFELILAANYLDIKGLLDVTCKTVANMIKGKTPEEIRKTFNIKNDFTEEEEAQVRKENQWCEEK; encoded by the exons ATGCCGACTATTAAACTGCAGAGCTCTGATGGAGAGATGTTTGAGGTGGATGTTGAAATCGCCAAGCAGTCTGTGACCATAAAGACCATGCTGGAAG ATCTGGGGATGGATGATGAAGGAGATGATGATCCGGTTCCTCTGCCCAATGTGAACGCTGCCATCCTGAAGAAG GTGATTCAGTGGTGCACCCACCATAAAGACGACCCTCCTCCTCCTGAAGACGATGAGAATAAAGAGAAGAGGACGGATGACATCCCCGTGTGGGACCAGGAGTTCCTCAAAGTAGACCAGGGCACCCTCTTCGAACTCATTCTG GCTGCAAATTACTTGGACATCAAAGGCTTGCTAGATGTTACTTGCAAGACGGTTGCAAACATGATCAAAGGCAAAACCCCAGAAGAGATCAGAAAGACTTTCAATATCAAAAATGATTTCACAGAGGAAGAGGAAGCCCAG GTACGTAAGGAGAACCAGTGGTGTGAAGAGAAGTGA